The following are encoded together in the Proteiniphilum saccharofermentans genome:
- a CDS encoding L-serine ammonia-lyase, whose translation MQSIKELFRIGNGPSSSHTMGPKKAAAMFAEDHPETKRFVVTLYGSLAATGKGHLTDEAILSVLEPVAPTTIEWLPKTFLPFHPNALKLGAYGSDGKEIASQTVYSVGGGKISDGTKTIGITGNEGKDIYPMTTMTEVMEWCEKTGKSYWEYVGEHEGKEIWDYLSDVWDVMKAAVERGLDNEGILPGPLGLQRKAASYFIKAKGYKASLQSRGRVFAFALAVSEENASGGEIVTAPTCGSCGVVPAVLYHLEESRSFSKNRMLRALATAGLVGNIVKENASISGAEVGCQGEIGVACAMAAAAASQLFGGSPAQIEYAAEMGLEHHLGMTCDPVCGLVQIPCIERNAYAAARALDANLYSSFTDGIHRVSFDRVVNVMKETGHDLPSLYKETGEGGLAKGHIF comes from the coding sequence ATGCAATCGATAAAAGAACTTTTCCGCATCGGGAACGGGCCGTCAAGTAGCCATACGATGGGGCCAAAAAAAGCAGCAGCCATGTTTGCCGAAGACCATCCCGAAACAAAGAGATTTGTTGTTACGCTTTACGGAAGCCTGGCCGCTACGGGCAAAGGGCATTTAACCGATGAAGCAATTTTAAGCGTACTGGAACCGGTTGCTCCCACCACCATCGAATGGCTGCCGAAAACATTCCTCCCTTTTCATCCCAATGCCTTGAAACTGGGTGCTTATGGCAGCGATGGTAAAGAAATAGCTTCTCAGACCGTATACAGTGTGGGCGGTGGAAAGATTTCCGATGGTACAAAGACTATCGGCATAACAGGAAATGAAGGGAAAGATATCTATCCGATGACCACTATGACAGAGGTGATGGAGTGGTGTGAAAAAACCGGCAAAAGCTATTGGGAATATGTGGGAGAACATGAAGGTAAAGAGATATGGGATTACCTGTCGGATGTGTGGGATGTGATGAAAGCTGCTGTGGAAAGGGGACTCGATAATGAAGGGATACTTCCCGGGCCATTGGGCCTGCAACGCAAGGCGGCAAGTTATTTCATCAAAGCCAAGGGATACAAGGCGTCATTGCAATCACGGGGTCGGGTATTTGCATTTGCCCTGGCGGTATCGGAAGAGAATGCATCGGGCGGAGAGATTGTCACGGCACCTACATGTGGCTCCTGCGGTGTGGTACCGGCAGTGCTTTATCATTTGGAAGAGAGCCGCAGTTTCAGCAAGAACAGAATGCTCCGTGCACTGGCTACAGCGGGACTGGTCGGCAATATCGTAAAGGAAAATGCCTCTATTTCCGGTGCCGAGGTAGGATGTCAGGGAGAGATAGGCGTTGCCTGTGCAATGGCAGCCGCAGCAGCCAGCCAACTCTTCGGAGGAAGTCCCGCCCAGATAGAATATGCAGCAGAAATGGGCCTGGAACACCACCTGGGAATGACCTGCGACCCGGTATGCGGATTGGTACAAATCCCCTGCATTGAACGTAACGCCTATGCCGCAGCAAGAGCACTGGATGCCAATCTCTATTCGTCATTCACCGACGGGATACACCGCGTTTCATTCGACCGTGTAGTAAATGTGATGAAAGAGACAGGGCACGACCTGCCTTCACTCTATAAGGAGACCGGTGAAGGCGGATTGGCAAAAGGACATATATTTTAA
- a CDS encoding acyl-[acyl-carrier-protein] thioesterase: MSAKKKYSYNIEAQDIDFRRRVSLRSLTNMVLMTAGRNADENGFGLLELQTEHYTWVLSRLVIDMDRFPTEQDSLSIETWIEHVGTAFTTRNFRMRDGAGTVIGHAKSSWAVIDMRTRRSVQLDTIPSMQQFVVDETVPVEEPGRIANVEGAGANSFTVKYSEIDVNGHVNSLNYVQWVSDCFSLDFYRQHYICRFEINFLKEITYGDSGEVYRQMIAPEDYLFQIETKEKGTACRARILFEKVANKEAGK, from the coding sequence ATGAGTGCAAAGAAAAAGTACAGCTATAATATTGAGGCGCAGGATATCGATTTCAGACGTAGGGTCTCGTTGAGGTCGCTTACCAATATGGTATTGATGACAGCCGGAAGGAATGCTGATGAAAATGGTTTCGGCCTGCTGGAGTTACAGACGGAACATTACACTTGGGTGTTATCGCGTTTAGTGATCGACATGGACCGTTTCCCCACCGAACAAGATTCTCTTTCTATTGAGACATGGATAGAACATGTAGGGACTGCATTCACGACTCGTAATTTTCGGATGAGGGATGGTGCCGGAACAGTAATCGGCCATGCCAAATCATCATGGGCAGTCATCGACATGCGTACACGACGTAGTGTCCAGTTAGATACTATCCCTTCTATGCAGCAGTTTGTAGTAGATGAAACCGTTCCGGTGGAAGAGCCGGGTAGGATTGCCAATGTGGAAGGGGCTGGTGCTAACAGTTTTACCGTAAAATATAGTGAAATTGATGTGAATGGCCATGTGAACAGTTTGAATTATGTACAATGGGTATCTGATTGTTTTTCTCTCGATTTTTACAGGCAACATTATATTTGTCGATTTGAGATCAACTTCCTGAAAGAGATTACATATGGTGATTCGGGGGAAGTTTACCGGCAAATGATTGCCCCCGAAGATTACCTTTTTCAAATTGAAACAAAAGAAAAAGGAACTGCTTGCCGCGCACGGATATTATTCGAAAAGGTGGCAAATAAAGAGGCGGGAAAATAA
- a CDS encoding NDR1/HIN1-like protein — MKKMILLLSVALLFNGCDVMNKIGGAYQLSQSEYRYHSLDNIQLAGINLGNASAISVSKLASIATALAGGSSLQNIPFSMTLNMDVTNPNKSAAFLDALDYAIQINEMEFVEGKMDIPIRIEPGETKVIPIPISLDLKNVINRYSQQRVANEMSAFLGITPNETSVTVKLWPKLTVGNTVLKSPAAIPVVFNFGGKN, encoded by the coding sequence ATGAAAAAGATGATCCTGCTCCTTAGCGTAGCCCTTTTATTCAATGGCTGCGACGTGATGAATAAAATCGGAGGAGCCTACCAACTTTCACAGAGCGAATATCGCTATCATTCATTAGACAACATCCAACTGGCGGGAATAAATTTAGGAAACGCTTCTGCCATCTCAGTGTCGAAACTAGCTTCTATAGCCACTGCACTGGCCGGGGGATCCTCCTTACAAAACATACCATTCAGCATGACTCTCAATATGGATGTAACCAACCCCAATAAAAGTGCCGCTTTCCTTGATGCATTAGATTATGCCATCCAAATCAATGAAATGGAATTTGTAGAGGGAAAAATGGATATCCCTATCCGGATTGAGCCGGGAGAAACCAAAGTGATTCCTATCCCCATCAGTCTGGATCTGAAGAATGTAATAAATCGTTATTCCCAACAACGGGTCGCCAATGAGATGAGTGCTTTCCTGGGAATCACTCCCAACGAGACCTCCGTCACTGTAAAGTTGTGGCCTAAATTAACAGTAGGGAATACAGTCCTTAAATCACCCGCAGCAATTCCCGTAGTATTTAATTTCGGGGGGAAAAATTAA
- a CDS encoding DUF2027 domain-containing protein, producing MNKLTIGDTVRFLNTIGGGIVKGFRNKQVVIVEDEHGFDVPVLISECVVVQPAGNEKLTQLPQSAPRFNPPVEEKKEEEPAEETPEGEKITACLAWLPMDIKNLSSTTYECYFVNDSNYYLFFNYMSREEDSLRIRYSGLIEPNTKIFLEELEKGDLNEIERITIQFIAFKRNKPFNEKPPCSVELRIDTVKFYKLHSFHENDYFEDDALTCFVIRNDIPEDKLRISAGDLEQAMKEKKREDDRPQRARIEKIKKEAATMVDLHINELLDTTAGMNNAEILEYQLGKFNEVMNEHIHRKNHKIVFIHGKGDGVLRNAIIKELKKNYPKCFHQDASFREYGYGATMVTIK from the coding sequence ATGAATAAATTAACAATAGGAGACACGGTCCGTTTCCTCAATACAATAGGTGGAGGGATCGTAAAAGGATTCCGGAATAAACAGGTGGTAATCGTTGAAGATGAACATGGTTTCGACGTGCCGGTATTGATTTCAGAATGTGTTGTGGTACAACCGGCAGGTAATGAAAAACTGACGCAATTGCCCCAATCCGCTCCACGATTCAACCCACCAGTAGAAGAGAAGAAAGAGGAAGAACCAGCCGAAGAAACTCCGGAAGGTGAAAAGATTACAGCCTGCCTGGCATGGCTTCCCATGGACATAAAGAACCTGTCGTCCACAACCTACGAATGTTATTTCGTGAACGACAGTAATTACTATCTCTTTTTTAATTATATGAGCCGTGAAGAAGATTCTTTAAGGATCCGTTATAGCGGGCTTATTGAACCCAACACCAAAATATTTTTGGAAGAACTCGAAAAAGGCGATCTTAATGAAATAGAGAGGATAACCATACAATTCATCGCATTCAAACGGAACAAACCATTTAATGAAAAACCTCCCTGCTCTGTAGAACTGCGTATAGATACGGTAAAGTTCTACAAGCTGCACAGTTTTCACGAAAACGACTACTTCGAAGATGATGCTCTTACCTGTTTTGTCATCCGAAACGATATCCCCGAAGATAAACTCCGCATTTCAGCAGGAGATCTGGAGCAGGCAATGAAAGAAAAAAAGAGAGAGGATGACCGGCCACAGAGAGCACGTATCGAGAAGATAAAAAAAGAGGCAGCAACCATGGTCGATCTTCACATTAACGAGTTGCTCGACACCACTGCGGGAATGAATAATGCAGAAATACTGGAATATCAATTGGGTAAATTCAATGAGGTGATGAATGAGCATATTCATCGGAAAAACCATAAAATAGTATTTATCCACGGTAAAGGAGATGGCGTATTAAGAAATGCCATTATCAAAGAGTTGAAAAAGAATTATCCAAAATGTTTTCACCAGGACGCCTCTTTTCGCGAATACGGCTACGGAGCGACAATGGTGACTATTAAATAA